A stretch of Fodinibius salinus DNA encodes these proteins:
- the rpsE gene encoding 30S ribosomal protein S5, whose product MPKVRRRHNIAPKNLNLEEKLVHINRVSTVVKGGRTFSFNAIVVVGNKDGVVGHGLGKANEVSDAIQKGFDNAKKNLIKVPMTKTGSIHHTITGKEGAGEVLLRPASEGTGVIAGGPVKALLDIAGLQNILTKSVGSSNPHNMVKATYNGLKNLTDPLEVAERRGISLNKVFEG is encoded by the coding sequence ATGCCAAAAGTTAGAAGACGACATAACATTGCGCCCAAAAATTTGAACCTCGAAGAGAAACTGGTTCATATTAACCGGGTCTCTACGGTAGTAAAAGGTGGACGTACGTTTAGTTTTAACGCTATTGTAGTAGTTGGTAATAAAGATGGTGTTGTTGGACACGGTCTGGGTAAAGCCAACGAGGTTTCTGATGCTATTCAAAAAGGATTTGATAATGCAAAGAAGAACCTCATTAAAGTACCTATGACCAAGACCGGCAGTATTCATCATACTATTACTGGTAAAGAAGGAGCGGGCGAAGTATTGCTTCGTCCTGCATCAGAAGGTACTGGAGTAATTGCCGGCGGGCCCGTAAAGGCACTGCTTGATATTGCAGGATTGCAGAACATTTTGACTAAATCCGTGGGATCATCAAACCCCCACAATATGGTCAAAGCCACCTATAACGGGTTGAAGAATCTGACAGATCCGCTGGAAGTAGCTGAACGAAGAGGTATTTCGTTAAATAAAGTATTTGAAGGCTAA
- the rplO gene encoding 50S ribosomal protein L15 — protein sequence MMDLSNLNAPEPNKKKAKRIGRGQGSGRGGHTVGKGHNGQRSRSGFKERFWFEGGQMPLQRIIPKWGFNNKFRTEYVPVNTGTIEYFIEHGRLEEEISLDDLRNAGLIGKGDLVKLLGDGEIETAIEIEVHDSSESAEKKVEDAGGTITFIKNN from the coding sequence ATGATGGATTTAAGCAATTTAAATGCGCCCGAACCCAATAAAAAGAAGGCCAAGCGAATTGGTCGTGGACAAGGTTCAGGTAGAGGTGGACACACTGTAGGTAAAGGCCATAATGGCCAGCGTTCGCGCAGCGGTTTCAAAGAACGTTTCTGGTTTGAAGGTGGACAAATGCCATTGCAGCGAATTATTCCCAAATGGGGATTTAATAATAAATTCCGTACGGAATATGTCCCTGTTAACACCGGTACTATTGAGTACTTCATTGAGCATGGCAGGCTGGAAGAAGAAATCTCTCTTGATGATCTTCGTAATGCTGGACTGATCGGCAAAGGAGATCTCGTAAAGCTTTTAGGCGACGGAGAGATTGAAACAGCTATAGAAATTGAAGTTCATGATTCCAGCGAATCAGCCGAGAAAAAGGTTGAAGATGCCGGTGGAACCATCACATTCATTAAGAATAATTAA
- the rplF gene encoding 50S ribosomal protein L6, with product MSRIGNQPIELTDDIEFSIDADNVITIKGDKGSDTLKIHSGINIEEQEGELLVKRSSDSKFDRSLHGLFRSLISNIVVGVSEGYQKELELRGVGYRASLSNGVLQLTLGFSHPIYFVAPDDVDIEVDTDGDNPKIIVSGINKELVGQVAAKIRSLRPPEPYKGKGIRYVDEWVRRKAGKSAASATA from the coding sequence ATGTCTCGTATCGGAAATCAACCGATTGAATTAACAGATGATATAGAATTCAGTATTGATGCTGACAACGTTATCACCATCAAAGGTGATAAGGGAAGTGATACTCTTAAAATTCACTCTGGCATCAACATTGAAGAACAAGAAGGTGAGCTTTTGGTGAAACGTAGCTCAGACTCCAAGTTCGACCGTTCTTTACACGGACTCTTCCGTTCGTTAATCAGCAATATTGTTGTTGGGGTTTCGGAAGGTTACCAAAAAGAACTCGAGCTTAGAGGTGTCGGTTATCGCGCATCCTTAAGTAATGGTGTGTTGCAACTAACACTGGGGTTTTCGCATCCCATCTACTTTGTAGCACCCGATGATGTTGATATTGAGGTAGATACTGATGGTGATAACCCAAAAATTATTGTTTCAGGAATTAACAAAGAACTAGTTGGACAAGTTGCTGCTAAAATTCGCTCACTGCGTCCGCCCGAGCCTTACAAAGGAAAGGGTATCCGCTACGTTGATGAGTGGGTGCGCAGAAAAGCAGGAAAATCAGCAGCTTCAGCAACAGCTTAA
- the map gene encoding type I methionyl aminopeptidase, with the protein MIYLKSESEIEKMRESAQIVSQTLAEVAKHIEPGVTTGKLDRVAEDFIKEENGRPAFKGYGPKGNEFPGTLCISVNEEVVHGIPSNKRELKEGDIVSIDCGVEKNGYFGDHAYTFAVGECEDEKIRLLRTTLESLYEGIDQAVHGNNIGDISNAIQTHCEDEGFGVVRDLVGHGLGKSLHEDPSVPNFGKAGRGDRLRSGMTLAIEPMITLGSFKVSTLNDGWTVVTADKSISAHYEHDVVIREGKAEVLSTFDYIREITKSRINAKI; encoded by the coding sequence ATGATTTACCTTAAAAGTGAGTCTGAAATTGAAAAAATGCGTGAGAGTGCACAGATTGTCTCACAAACTCTGGCCGAAGTAGCGAAGCATATAGAGCCGGGAGTTACAACAGGTAAACTTGATCGAGTTGCTGAAGACTTTATTAAGGAAGAAAATGGCCGTCCCGCTTTTAAGGGCTATGGACCGAAAGGCAACGAATTTCCGGGCACGCTTTGTATTTCGGTCAATGAAGAAGTCGTTCATGGAATTCCCAGTAACAAACGGGAACTTAAAGAAGGTGATATTGTTTCCATTGACTGCGGGGTAGAAAAGAACGGTTATTTTGGAGATCATGCCTACACATTTGCGGTAGGTGAATGCGAGGATGAAAAAATCCGATTGCTTCGAACTACGCTGGAATCTTTATATGAAGGGATTGACCAGGCAGTGCATGGCAATAACATTGGAGATATTTCTAATGCCATTCAAACACACTGCGAAGATGAAGGTTTTGGCGTAGTCCGAGATTTAGTCGGACATGGACTCGGAAAGTCGCTCCATGAAGATCCGTCTGTTCCCAACTTTGGGAAGGCCGGTCGCGGAGATCGACTTCGATCCGGAATGACGTTGGCGATTGAGCCAATGATCACATTAGGATCTTTTAAAGTTAGTACACTTAATGACGGCTGGACAGTCGTTACGGCCGATAAATCGATATCAGCCCACTACGAACATGATGTAGTTATTCGTGAAGGAAAGGCTGAAGTTTTAAGTACTTTTGATTATATTAGAGAGATCACGAAAAGTCGAATAAACGCAAAGATTTAA
- the rpsH gene encoding 30S ribosomal protein S8 → MFDPISDFLTQIRNAQQAGHRRVDIPASKLKRAMTKILVEKGYVNKFINIDDDKQGMLRLFLKYDAYGQPVIKNMKRRSKPGLREYCGSDDIPRALNGLGIVMLSTSRGVMTDKEARKLNVGGEVLCTVY, encoded by the coding sequence ATGTTTGATCCAATTTCAGATTTTTTAACACAAATTAGAAATGCTCAACAGGCTGGTCATCGCCGAGTTGATATTCCCGCATCTAAATTGAAGCGGGCTATGACAAAAATCCTGGTCGAAAAGGGATACGTCAACAAGTTTATCAATATTGATGATGACAAGCAGGGTATGCTTCGCTTGTTTTTGAAGTATGATGCTTATGGTCAACCTGTAATAAAGAACATGAAGCGTAGATCTAAGCCAGGCCTTCGAGAATACTGTGGATCGGATGATATTCCACGAGCTCTTAATGGCTTGGGTATTGTTATGCTCTCGACATCTCGGGGCGTAATGACGGATAAAGAGGCCCGCAAATTAAATGTGGGCGGCGAAGTATTGTGCACTGTTTATTAA
- the rplR gene encoding 50S ribosomal protein L18 produces the protein MNKTTAKRERRNRIRRRIRSTIRGTADRPRLCLYKSNKHVYAQLVNDLMGQTLVAVSTKTDEIASDVEDKTKQEAAKIVGEFLADLANDKGIETAVFDRSGYKYHGVVEALADGAREGGLDF, from the coding sequence ATGAATAAGACAACAGCAAAAAGAGAACGTCGAAATAGAATTCGCCGGCGTATTCGGTCAACAATTCGCGGTACAGCTGATCGACCACGCTTGTGCTTATATAAAAGTAACAAGCATGTGTATGCCCAGCTCGTGAATGATTTGATGGGACAGACATTAGTTGCTGTCTCAACAAAGACTGATGAAATTGCTTCTGATGTGGAAGACAAAACCAAGCAGGAAGCAGCTAAAATTGTCGGAGAATTTTTAGCAGACTTAGCAAACGACAAAGGAATTGAAACTGCCGTGTTTGACCGTAGTGGTTATAAATATCACGGTGTAGTTGAAGCACTGGCAGACGGTGCTCGCGAAGGTGGATTAGACTTTTAA
- the secY gene encoding preprotein translocase subunit SecY produces the protein MSLVENFRNIFKIEELKNRIFYVIGILMVYRIGSFVTLPGVDATQLAQQTGNASSLLGLFDMFVGGAFSRAGVFALGIMPYITAAIIIQLMGAVVPYFQKLQREGEEGRRKINRLTRYGTIGITLVQSIGFAINLMATSPNAIVVSNYTFVITSMIVLTAGTAFVMWLGERISDRGIGNGISIIIMIGIIARLPSSLINEITTKSNLIIVIAEIAALVLVIAASVLLTQGVRKIPVQYAKRVVGRKVYGGTTQYLPLKVNAAGVMPIIFAQSIMFIPSTIGTFFPDNTTVQMLTSWSSDFTGVTYSIIFGIIVVFFTYFYTAITVNPREMADTMKRQGGFIPGVRPGNQTVEFIDNILTKVTLPGSIFLAIIAIMPAIAARMGVTPGFALFYGGTSLLIIVGVALDTLQQIESHLMMRHYDGFMKTGKMKGRRRS, from the coding sequence ATGAGTTTAGTTGAAAACTTTCGAAACATATTTAAAATAGAAGAACTAAAGAATCGTATCTTCTATGTTATCGGTATCTTAATGGTTTACCGAATCGGAAGTTTTGTTACCCTTCCGGGCGTTGATGCTACGCAGTTAGCTCAGCAAACTGGTAATGCCTCGAGCCTGCTTGGCCTGTTCGATATGTTTGTAGGTGGTGCATTTTCGCGAGCTGGAGTGTTTGCCCTGGGTATTATGCCTTATATTACGGCAGCTATTATCATCCAGCTGATGGGAGCTGTAGTCCCTTATTTTCAAAAATTGCAGCGCGAAGGTGAAGAAGGACGTCGAAAAATAAATAGACTGACCCGCTACGGAACGATTGGTATTACACTGGTACAGTCTATTGGTTTTGCAATTAATTTGATGGCCACATCTCCCAATGCTATTGTGGTTAGCAATTATACGTTTGTAATAACGTCCATGATTGTACTAACGGCAGGAACCGCATTTGTTATGTGGTTGGGAGAGCGGATCTCTGATCGAGGTATTGGTAACGGGATATCGATTATTATTATGATTGGAATTATTGCCCGATTGCCTTCGAGTCTTATTAACGAAATCACGACAAAGAGTAATCTTATTATTGTGATTGCTGAAATTGCAGCACTGGTACTTGTTATTGCTGCCTCGGTTTTGCTTACACAGGGTGTTCGCAAAATTCCGGTGCAGTATGCAAAACGTGTTGTCGGTCGCAAGGTGTACGGTGGAACAACGCAGTATTTGCCTCTTAAGGTAAATGCCGCGGGAGTGATGCCGATTATTTTTGCACAGTCAATCATGTTTATCCCAAGCACAATCGGGACGTTCTTTCCCGATAATACCACAGTGCAGATGTTGACTTCCTGGTCGAGTGATTTTACAGGAGTCACATATTCCATTATTTTTGGAATCATTGTAGTGTTCTTTACATACTTTTATACGGCGATTACCGTCAATCCGCGTGAAATGGCGGACACGATGAAGCGTCAGGGCGGATTTATCCCCGGTGTTAGGCCTGGTAATCAAACGGTTGAGTTTATTGATAATATTCTGACAAAAGTTACATTGCCCGGATCAATCTTTTTGGCAATTATTGCTATCATGCCGGCTATTGCTGCCCGCATGGGAGTGACACCTGGGTTTGCACTCTTCTACGGTGGAACCAGTCTCCTGATTATTGTGGGGGTTGCGCTGGATACGCTCCAGCAGATCGAAAGTCATTTGATGATGCGTCATTATGATGGTTTCATGAAGACCGGGAAGATGAAAGGTCGTCGCAGATCGTAA
- the rpsN gene encoding 30S ribosomal protein S14, with the protein MAKKAWIARNEKRKRTVKKYAEKRKKLKEEGKWVELQKLPRDASPTRVNNRCSLTGRCRGYIRKYGISRIKFRELALDGKIPGVRKASW; encoded by the coding sequence ATGGCTAAGAAAGCTTGGATTGCACGTAACGAAAAACGAAAGCGAACGGTTAAAAAATATGCCGAAAAGCGTAAAAAGCTTAAGGAAGAAGGCAAATGGGTGGAACTGCAAAAGTTACCCCGCGATGCCAGCCCTACACGGGTTAATAATCGCTGTAGTTTGACCGGACGATGCCGAGGCTATATACGTAAGTATGGAATTTCGCGAATTAAGTTTCGTGAACTGGCCTTGGACGGCAAAATTCCCGGCGTACGCAAAGCAAGTTGGTAA